Proteins encoded within one genomic window of Episyrphus balteatus chromosome 1, idEpiBalt1.1, whole genome shotgun sequence:
- the LOC129913585 gene encoding mediator of RNA polymerase II transcription subunit 30, which produces MSGQYPGGYNNPVGPHRTNFANQMVNMNQMVPNQMAMMGGYNQATMMQQSQQQPNSMQNPGIGGIIPPVMNPPGMPSPSHAQQAGNSLVQQQMHQQQIQQQQMQQQQLPQTQQQSQPQPQNPQQAPQLTLQTPSTPTSGSVMMTQPSAQTQPQVSNMQPPKEINIVGLSRLGQETVQDITSRFQEIFAALKIIQPTCNRENNTEKKVQEYFRTIRLLFKRVRIIYEKCNDGYPQGMEYTHIESLIPYKDEPDHRSEPTHCEEYRKAMQENRELIETVMLKNKQLREIIDRTRIIIWEINTMLSMRRS; this is translated from the exons ATGTCTGGTCAGTATCCCGGAGGCTACAACAATCCAGTAGGTCCTCACCGAACTAACTTCGCCAACCAAATGGTCAACATGAACCAAATGGTTCCAAATCAAATGGCCATGATGGGTGGCTACAACCAAGCTACAATGATGCAGCAATCCCAGCAACAACCCAATTCAATGCAAAACCCCGGCATCGGTGGAATTATTCCACCAGTAATGAATCCACCAGGAATGCCAAGTCCTTCCCATGCCCAACAAGCTGGCAATTCACTTGTCCAACAGCAAATGCATCAACAGCAAATACAACAACAGCAAATGCAACAGCAACAATTGCCCCAAACCCAACAGCAATCACAGCCCCAACCACAAAATCCACAACAAGCTCCACAGCTAACTCTACAGACACCATCCACACCCACATCTGGGTCAGTAATGATGACACAGCCTTCTGCCCAAACACAACCGCAAGTCAGTAATATGCAGCCAcctaaagaaataaatattgttGGGCTTTCTCGTTTGGGACAAGAAACGGTTCAGGACATAACGTCGCGTTTTCAAGAAATATTCGCTGCTCTCAAAATCATTCAACCAACGTGTAACCGAGAAAACAACACAGAGAAGAAGGTTCAAGAATATTTTCGAACTATTCGATTGTTATTTAAACGAGTTCGAATTATTTATGAAAAGTGCAACGATGGATATCCGCAAG GAATGGAGTATACTCACATTGAGAGTTTGATTCCATACAAAGACGAACCAGATCATCGGTCTGAACCTACTCATTGTGAAGAGTATCGGAAGGCAATGCAAGAAAATCGTGAACTAATAGAGACTGTTATGCTTAAAAATAAACAGCTGCGTGAAATTATTGATCGAACGCGAATTATAATATGGGAGATCAACACAATGCTTAGTATGAGGAGATCTtag
- the LOC129913529 gene encoding unconventional prefoldin RPB5 interactor-like protein, producing the protein MLQSIEKRENVLREALEQNEKEVEQWKSFVEENETAIKNMEMFSKMLTVDVMVPFGKKAFFPGKIVHTNEVLVAHYQGYFSECSTYVATEICKQRMENGKKRLEELEGEKDLFQNKLEKPYLDGVLPNMNEKEIIEEYDEENEKIWREQHRQRVKEAKLKERKEREEIMCKPDERDVFKSLEEDERTIDELDEELMELETEYANETKELLNKLIAGEISLPPPKKRIAHGSAVKQDDTIKFDKLNLKNDYQSELTTNSPEVCKNKIDSLDDGNESDTSNSDIPEEIRLIEEQAAFLPQEDRFGFYQYQLQIVDQKLSQRTFSNSKELEEKLHLFKVRDHLEELLEEASPIDLDSEPIIETEEILDNDSKNVPKRRISFAMENQMLEFRKNESVAQMLPNTTTKENIPNRDIIRLDDHIPCEEQTTETEEKKVEALEEKRKTILEKVEENLKTNNLEDADLVNKIIGSSANHIQTLHIHFKHSSNTRTSSDTIKTEIPTNPADFFSLFDKIVDSDLNKNADNNFYLKESDRERAYIDVRSEFLAPNNKQLEDIQSKSILKNKSAVQRETHVLENEEKENIQKKRPKKPKQEEEYLSAYNKAVGDVIENPTKPDPLPEVKFVDMHAPKKRISRFKQMRNEKN; encoded by the exons ATGCTGCAATCAATAGAAAAGAGAGAAAATGTACTTCGTGAG GCTCttgaacaaaatgaaaaagaagttgAGCAATGGAAATCATttgttgaagaaaatgaaactGCAATTAAAAATATGGAAATGTTCAGTAAAATGTTAACTGTCGATGTTATGGTTCCATTtggaaaaaaagcattttttccTGGCAAAATTGTTCATACTAATGAAGTTCTAGTTGCTCACTATCAGGGTTACTTTTCCGAATGCTCAACGTATGTTGCAACAGAAATTTGTAAGCAGCGGATGGAAAATGGAAAGAAACGTTTAGAAGAACTCGAAGGCGAAAAAGATTTATTTCA aaacaaacTTGAAAAACCATATCTGGATGGAGTCCTGCCAAACATGAACGAAAAAGAGATTATAGAAGAATACGATGAAGAGAATGAAAAAATTTGGAGAGAACAACATCGACAACGTGTTAAAGAAGCAAAacttaaagaaagaaaagaacGAGAAGAAATTATGTGTAAACCTGATGAACGAGATGTTTTTAAATCGTTAGAAGAAGATGAAAGAACAATAGATGAGTTGGACGAAGAATTAATGGAACTTGAAACTGAATACGCAAATGAAACTAAAGAGCTTTTGAATAAACTAATTGCTGGTGAAATATCATTACCACCACCTAAAAAAAGAATTGCTCATGGGAGTGCGGTTAAACAAGACGACAcaataaaatttgataaattgaatttgaaaaatgattACCAATCGGAGCTCACGACAAATTCACCTGAagtttgcaaaaacaaaattgattcatTGGATGATGGAAACGAATCTGATACATCAAATTCTGATATTCCAGAAGAAATACGTTTGATTGAAGAGCAAGCTGCCTTTCTGCCTCAAGAAGATAGATTTGGATTCTATCAATACCAGCTTCAGATTGTTGATCAAAAATTATCCCAACGCACATTTAGCAACAGCAAAGAATTAGaagaaaaattgcatttgtttAAAGTAAGAGATCATTTGGAGGAACTTCTTGAAGAAGCATCACCTATAGATCTTGATTCCGAACCAATTATTGAAACAGAAGAGATTTTAGATAATGACTCCAAAAATGTGCCCAAAAGACGAATATCGTTTGCAATGGAAAACCAAATGTTAGAATTTCGGAAAAATGAGTCTGTGGCTCAAATGTTACCAAATACAACAACTAAAGAAAATATTCCGAACAGAGATATAATTCGATTAGATGATCATATTCCTTGCGAAGAACAGACTACAgaaactgaagaaaaaaaagtagaggcacttgaagaaaaaagaaaaacaattcttgaaaaGGTagaggaaaatttaaaaaccaataaCCTGGAAGATGCGGACTTGGTCAATAAAATAATTGGTTCAAGTGCAAATCATATCCAGACTCTCCATATACATTTCAAACACTCGTCAAATACTAGAACCAGTTCCGATACTATAAAAACGGAAATTCCAACAAATCCTGCTGACTTTTTCAGTTTATTCGACAAAATCGTAGATAGTGATCTCAATAAAAATGCAGATaataatttctatttaaaagaaAGTGATCGTGAAAGAGCGTATATTGATGTTAGATCAGAG tttttagcaCCAAATAACAAGCAGTTGGAAGATATCCAATCAAAATccattcttaaaaataaaagcgCTGTTCAACGCGAAACCCACGTCTTAGAAAATGAGGAAAAAGAAAACATTCAAAAGAAAAGGCCGAAAAAACCCAAGCAGGAAGAAGAGTACCTTAGTGCCTATAATAAa GCAGTGGGAGATGTTATTGAAAACCCAACTAAGCCAGATCCTTTACCAGAAGTTAAATTTGTTGACATGCATGCTCCTAAAAAAAGAATTAGTAGATTCAAGCAAATGCgtaatgaaaaaaactaa